In a single window of the Acinetobacter sp. CS-2 genome:
- the hisIE gene encoding bifunctional phosphoribosyl-AMP cyclohydrolase/phosphoribosyl-ATP diphosphatase HisIE — MNNAQWLDEVKFNEQGLIPAIAQHHQSGRVLMVAWMNREALALTAEKNQAVYFSRSRNKLWHKGEESGHFQTVHEIRLDCDADVIILQIEQHGGIACHTGRESCFYRKLTANGWEIVDAQLKDPSQIYAEKSTNPHTLAMNASTAQSEQVEVLDYLGQMMAERKKADPDSSYVAKLYHKGLNKILEKVGEESVETIIAAKDFKSEANTDNKNDLIYEVADLWFHTIVMLGYFDLDPQLVLNELARRQGLSGLVEKANRQH; from the coding sequence ATGAACAACGCGCAATGGCTCGATGAAGTAAAATTTAACGAACAAGGTCTGATCCCTGCCATTGCCCAGCATCATCAAAGCGGACGTGTCCTGATGGTGGCCTGGATGAACCGGGAGGCTTTGGCGCTCACTGCCGAGAAAAATCAGGCCGTGTATTTCTCCCGTTCACGCAACAAGTTATGGCACAAGGGTGAAGAATCCGGTCATTTCCAGACTGTGCATGAAATCCGTCTGGACTGTGATGCCGACGTGATTATTTTGCAGATTGAACAGCACGGTGGTATTGCCTGCCACACTGGTCGTGAATCGTGTTTTTATCGCAAATTGACCGCAAATGGCTGGGAAATTGTCGATGCACAGTTGAAAGATCCAAGCCAGATTTATGCTGAAAAATCAACCAATCCACATACCCTAGCCATGAATGCCTCGACTGCCCAGTCTGAACAGGTCGAAGTTCTGGATTATTTGGGCCAGATGATGGCAGAGCGCAAAAAAGCCGATCCGGATTCATCTTATGTCGCCAAACTGTATCACAAAGGCTTGAACAAAATTCTGGAAAAAGTCGGTGAAGAAAGCGTTGAAACCATCATCGCAGCCAAAGATTTTAAATCTGAAGCCAATACCGACAATAAAAACGACCTGATTTACGAAGTTGCCGATTTATGGTTCCATACCATTGTGATGCTGGGTTATTTCGACCTCGATCCACAACTGGTATTAAACGAGCTGGCGCGTCGCCAAGGCCTGTCTGGCTTGGTGGAAAAAGCCAATCGTCAGCATTAA
- a CDS encoding patatin-like phospholipase family protein — translation MMQILQKRPSSLNVRAGRLARQLIEKEGLQANFVDIVPGAAGGPKGLGIQGLDQAIFGDFLAQAPQRRTLIGSSIGSWRFASIAAWGAKEGTERLAELYTNLYFHKKMSRQEVGQICRNMLLDLMQGKEQQLVEHPDYHLTVISVKAQHIFQSDRSLPLLASVAGIIGSNAVARKHNRLFMQRVISQPEMGTQFKVKDDFTTHYQPLNLSNVTSWLMASASIPGVMAAIRDIPDAPKGSYRDGGLIDYHLDLPFQSQGIVLYPHFSDSITPGWFDKMLKKRKANPENQARTLLLSPSIEYLQSLPLGRLPDRKDFTLKGLDQKQRIQMWNQSVAESQRMGDEFLEMVEKQNFPQLMQDL, via the coding sequence ATGATGCAAATCTTGCAAAAACGCCCTTCTTCTCTAAATGTCCGTGCTGGCCGGTTGGCACGCCAACTCATTGAAAAAGAAGGTTTGCAGGCGAATTTTGTCGATATTGTTCCCGGTGCAGCAGGTGGCCCCAAAGGCCTTGGCATTCAAGGCCTCGATCAAGCCATTTTTGGCGATTTTCTGGCACAAGCGCCACAGCGCAGAACCCTGATTGGTTCATCCATCGGTAGCTGGCGTTTTGCCAGTATTGCTGCATGGGGTGCAAAAGAAGGCACCGAACGCCTTGCGGAGCTTTATACCAACCTGTATTTCCATAAAAAAATGTCACGGCAGGAAGTAGGGCAAATTTGCCGTAACATGCTGCTCGATCTGATGCAAGGCAAAGAACAGCAGCTGGTTGAGCATCCGGACTATCATCTGACCGTCATCTCGGTCAAAGCCCAGCACATTTTCCAGAGTGACAGATCCCTGCCTTTACTGGCATCGGTTGCCGGCATTATTGGCAGTAATGCCGTGGCACGTAAACACAACCGTCTGTTTATGCAAAGGGTAATCAGCCAACCGGAAATGGGGACACAATTTAAAGTCAAGGATGATTTTACCACGCATTATCAGCCTTTAAATCTCAGCAATGTCACCTCCTGGCTGATGGCTTCAGCTTCTATTCCCGGAGTGATGGCGGCAATCCGAGATATTCCCGATGCCCCGAAAGGCAGTTACCGTGATGGCGGTTTAATTGATTATCACCTTGATCTGCCGTTTCAGAGCCAGGGCATTGTGCTGTATCCGCATTTTAGCGACAGCATTACTCCGGGCTGGTTTGACAAGATGTTGAAAAAGCGCAAGGCCAATCCGGAAAATCAGGCACGGACTTTACTACTTTCCCCCTCAATCGAATATTTACAGTCCTTACCGCTCGGTCGCTTGCCGGATCGTAAAGATTTCACTCTAAAAGGGCTGGACCAAAAACAGCGGATTCAAATGTGGAATCAGTCTGTAGCAGAAAGCCAGCGCATGGGGGATGAGTTTTTGGAAATGGTGGAAAAACAGAATTTTCCGCAGCTGATGCAGGATTTATAA
- a CDS encoding autotransporter outer membrane beta-barrel domain-containing protein produces the protein MKKISAILGLFLGGTAIAYAAPNDPYLNAKNFNAPASTLQIDLAVDAVNDSIDIFNMRESEGVSDSSAGDYQGFHLSGQYELNPQWSIEASYWQREIEYRQDSNKIDSALLALRYTPELQLKKRDALSFRASLWGNTADTLSKSSPTLVNQQTFNQVQVHSPEDLQLQLDAIFSRKLDPMNQLNAFASVGYSKVKVSNVDLQAKLAGCLMDISVNDSNQYNAQLAQPCSKDGITINELNIQGNANEFGFDIEKDLNYDSYYAGLGGSWNWRYKQFESQIAYQYQRLWRNDIDDRVSNFGNTAIKDNHTLGVKFSYDFTPQITAFLQGEIYQNNFVGNIPFLYNGVTASRLDKRYGLASLGLNIRMF, from the coding sequence ATGAAGAAAATATCTGCCATTCTGGGATTATTTTTAGGTGGTACTGCTATTGCTTACGCTGCTCCGAATGATCCGTATCTAAATGCAAAAAACTTTAATGCTCCTGCTTCTACACTGCAAATAGATCTTGCCGTGGACGCAGTCAATGACAGCATTGATATATTTAATATGCGTGAAAGCGAAGGGGTCAGTGATAGCTCAGCTGGAGATTACCAAGGTTTTCATTTGTCTGGTCAGTATGAACTAAATCCCCAGTGGTCCATTGAAGCAAGCTACTGGCAACGTGAAATTGAATACCGTCAGGATAGCAACAAAATTGACAGTGCCTTGCTCGCCTTACGTTACACGCCGGAACTACAGCTGAAAAAGCGCGATGCATTAAGTTTCCGTGCCAGCCTCTGGGGTAATACTGCAGATACCCTATCTAAATCCAGTCCAACCTTGGTGAATCAGCAAACCTTTAATCAGGTTCAGGTACACAGCCCAGAAGACCTTCAGCTACAGCTCGATGCCATCTTCTCGCGTAAACTTGATCCGATGAACCAGCTCAATGCTTTTGCCAGTGTAGGTTATAGCAAAGTAAAAGTCAGCAATGTTGACCTTCAGGCTAAGCTGGCAGGCTGCTTAATGGACATCTCAGTCAATGACAGTAATCAATATAATGCACAGTTGGCTCAGCCTTGCTCAAAAGATGGTATTACTATCAATGAGTTGAACATTCAAGGTAATGCCAACGAGTTTGGTTTTGATATCGAGAAAGACCTGAATTACGATAGTTATTATGCAGGCCTAGGCGGCTCATGGAACTGGCGCTATAAACAGTTTGAAAGCCAAATTGCCTATCAATATCAGCGTTTATGGCGTAACGATATTGATGATCGCGTGAGTAATTTTGGTAATACCGCGATTAAAGACAACCATACACTTGGCGTAAAATTCAGCTACGATTTCACTCCACAGATCACTGCTTTCTTGCAGGGTGAAATCTATCAGAACAACTTTGTTGGCAATATTCCCTTTCTCTATAACGGGGTCACGGCATCACGCCTAGATAAACGTTATGGACTGGCTTCTTTAGGGCTCAATATCCGTATGTTCTAG